The proteins below come from a single Halostagnicola larsenii XH-48 genomic window:
- a CDS encoding LeuA family protein, which produces MIPVRAVEFFQGTLDSTEEIETARVFDTTLRDGEQSPGTSFSYDDKRQIASILDEMGTHVIEAGFPVNSDAEFEAVRDIASATSTTTCGLARVVDADIEAALDSGVEMVHVFVSTSDVQIEDSMHATRDQVVQNAVESVERVTDAGATCMFSPMDATRTDEAFLIDVIEAVTEAGTDWINIPDTCGVATPSRFQAMIEKVCAHTDARVDVHTHDDFGLATANALAGIEAGADQAQVSVNSIGERAGNAAYEEFVMSVESLYQVDTGIDTTRITELSDIVEDKSGMETPGNKPVVGDNAFSHESGIHAAGVIENSDTFEPGVMTPEMVGAERKLVMGKHTGTHSVRERLHERGFEPTDEQVRAVTRRVKDYGAEKRRVTVTDLERFAEEADVERTQDKEEVRA; this is translated from the coding sequence CTGATACCAGTCAGGGCGGTCGAGTTCTTCCAGGGCACGTTAGATTCCACTGAAGAAATCGAAACTGCTCGAGTCTTCGATACGACGCTCCGGGACGGCGAACAGTCCCCTGGAACGTCGTTCTCTTACGACGACAAGCGCCAGATCGCCTCGATTCTAGACGAGATGGGCACCCACGTGATCGAAGCTGGGTTCCCTGTCAACTCCGACGCGGAGTTCGAGGCAGTCCGGGATATTGCTTCGGCAACCAGCACGACGACCTGCGGGTTAGCCCGCGTCGTCGATGCGGATATCGAAGCAGCGCTAGATTCCGGCGTCGAGATGGTTCACGTCTTCGTGAGCACAAGCGACGTCCAGATCGAAGATTCGATGCACGCCACACGAGACCAGGTCGTACAGAACGCAGTCGAGTCGGTCGAACGCGTCACCGACGCGGGAGCAACCTGTATGTTCTCCCCGATGGACGCGACGCGAACCGACGAGGCGTTCCTGATCGACGTGATCGAAGCGGTCACCGAGGCAGGAACCGACTGGATCAACATTCCCGACACCTGCGGCGTCGCCACACCCAGCAGATTCCAGGCGATGATCGAGAAGGTGTGTGCACACACCGACGCGCGCGTTGATGTCCACACCCACGACGACTTCGGTTTGGCGACCGCGAACGCGCTCGCCGGTATCGAAGCCGGAGCCGATCAGGCTCAGGTATCGGTCAACTCCATCGGAGAGCGGGCGGGCAACGCCGCCTACGAGGAGTTCGTCATGTCCGTCGAATCCCTCTACCAGGTCGATACCGGTATCGACACCACGCGGATCACGGAACTCTCCGACATCGTCGAGGACAAAAGCGGCATGGAGACACCGGGCAACAAGCCGGTCGTCGGCGACAACGCCTTCTCCCACGAGAGCGGCATCCACGCTGCGGGCGTAATCGAAAACTCCGATACGTTCGAACCGGGCGTCATGACCCCCGAAATGGTCGGAGCCGAACGCAAACTGGTCATGGGCAAACACACCGGCACGCACTCCGTCCGCGAGCGCCTGCACGAACGCGGGTTCGAACCCACGGACGAACAGGTTCGCGCGGTCACTCGACGGGTCAAAGACTACGGCGCGGAAAAACGACGCGTCACCGTCACCGACTTAGAGCGCTTCGCGGAGGAAGCGGACGTCGAGCGCACACAGGACAAAGAGGAGGTGCGCGCCTAG
- a CDS encoding ferritin-like domain-containing protein has product MSSDEVTALLREAYLDELETVMNYLTNAIVLDGVHAEEVKTSLEEDVDEELEHARLLGQRLKQLDQSPPGSEQFDAQQSSLQPPDDTTDVQSVIDGVLDAEDDAIETYRSLLEAAREADDPVTEDVAVTILTDEEAHHSEFRGFEKEFPMD; this is encoded by the coding sequence ATGTCATCCGACGAAGTCACAGCCCTGCTCAGGGAAGCGTACCTCGACGAACTCGAGACGGTGATGAATTACCTGACGAACGCCATCGTGCTCGATGGCGTCCACGCCGAGGAAGTCAAAACGAGCCTCGAGGAGGACGTCGACGAGGAACTCGAGCACGCGCGGTTGCTCGGCCAGCGGTTGAAACAACTCGATCAGTCACCGCCCGGCTCCGAGCAGTTCGACGCCCAGCAGTCCTCGCTGCAGCCGCCGGACGACACGACGGACGTCCAGTCGGTCATCGACGGCGTGCTCGATGCCGAAGATGACGCCATCGAAACGTACCGATCGCTGCTCGAGGCGGCTCGAGAGGCTGACGATCCGGTGACCGAAGACGTCGCCGTCACGATTCTGACCGACGAGGAGGCCCACCATTCGGAGTTCCGCGGATTCGAAAAGGAGTTTCCGATGGACTGA
- a CDS encoding DUF5779 family protein produces MSDFDLDLMAVEDHMDEEFELEGSIVLGVLDGSTDPDTWLEAISSGNVLVLRGEGDINELASGFARDVKESGGNLVHFRGFLIVTPPGIDVDTSRLG; encoded by the coding sequence ATGAGCGATTTCGATCTCGACCTGATGGCGGTCGAGGACCACATGGACGAGGAGTTCGAACTCGAGGGAAGCATCGTACTCGGCGTACTCGACGGCAGCACTGACCCGGATACGTGGCTCGAGGCGATCTCGAGCGGTAACGTGCTTGTTCTTCGGGGTGAGGGAGACATTAACGAACTCGCCTCCGGATTCGCGAGAGACGTCAAAGAATCCGGCGGAAATCTGGTTCACTTTCGCGGGTTCTTGATCGTGACTCCTCCCGGCATCGATGTCGACACGAGTCGACTCGGGTGA
- a CDS encoding methyl-accepting chemotaxis protein, with amino-acid sequence MSFDTHEDTSDVGDITDDIDTDIDTVDRTDISTNTDHEASAKMESAVDKLSRSTTEIGDRLEDIHDEATSQYDANMEVANEASNLSASVEEIASSSEEVAAASEKAQDLAETGQESATDLSNAMADIRSAADVVAEDVRAIRRSAEEIDKVVEVINDIADQTNILAINASIEAAGADANGDRFGVVASEVKSLAEDSQTRAAEIEGMIEDVQENTGTAVENLGANDERIEEGIESVDQAIEVLDEIHETVDEVSEGIAQVADATDQQAASTEEVASMADITVKSAETIANETREIATEVQTQTTQIEDITQTFEQLEDDFAPNANPNV; translated from the coding sequence ATGTCGTTTGATACGCACGAGGATACCTCCGACGTAGGTGATATTACCGACGATATAGACACTGACATCGATACGGTCGACCGAACGGATATCAGTACGAACACCGACCACGAAGCGTCCGCTAAAATGGAATCCGCGGTCGATAAACTGAGCCGGAGTACGACAGAAATCGGCGACCGACTCGAGGACATCCACGACGAGGCTACTTCCCAGTACGATGCGAACATGGAGGTCGCAAACGAGGCGTCGAACCTCTCGGCGTCGGTCGAAGAGATCGCCTCGTCGTCCGAGGAGGTTGCGGCCGCGAGCGAGAAGGCTCAGGATCTCGCCGAGACGGGCCAGGAGTCCGCGACTGACCTCTCGAACGCGATGGCGGATATTCGCAGTGCCGCAGACGTGGTCGCAGAAGATGTCAGGGCGATCCGACGAAGTGCAGAGGAGATCGACAAGGTGGTCGAAGTCATCAACGACATCGCCGACCAGACGAATATTCTGGCGATCAACGCCTCGATCGAGGCCGCTGGTGCGGACGCCAACGGCGATCGGTTCGGCGTCGTCGCGTCGGAGGTAAAGTCGTTGGCGGAGGATTCACAGACTCGTGCGGCCGAAATCGAGGGGATGATCGAAGACGTACAAGAGAACACGGGGACGGCCGTCGAGAACCTCGGTGCGAACGACGAGCGCATCGAAGAGGGGATCGAGTCGGTCGATCAGGCGATCGAGGTCCTCGACGAGATTCACGAAACGGTCGACGAAGTCTCGGAGGGAATCGCCCAGGTTGCAGATGCGACCGATCAGCAGGCGGCGAGCACGGAGGAAGTCGCGAGCATGGCCGATATAACCGTCAAAAGTGCCGAAACGATCGCTAACGAGACGCGCGAAATCGCCACCGAAGTGCAGACCCAAACTACTCAGATCGAAGACATTACACAGACGTTCGAACAGCTCGAGGACGACTTCGCTCCGAACGCGAATCCGAACGTCTAA